One genomic region from Pyxicephalus adspersus chromosome 1, UCB_Pads_2.0, whole genome shotgun sequence encodes:
- the CCDC191 gene encoding coiled-coil domain-containing protein 191 yields MLSGAGEMKAGPGGHRPELYRWKRQTTGGTKPAFDYNNVQHWIKRVEQASEFAVSEVFSNKKAAQRSQRAPRPALDLETSDQLHDHDDAYTEAQELLSEWLSNKLRLELADEEDEEPGNLSTEPTRPPAPEFSKYNRFDELYQYLEHETEDTQDFLQKLLQKEVVDSGILENLRSEEGERKTKQRDPRVTMEVRHQQVKENRARRQKELEKQKQVRAMKKAAMAEAQLLVQEDSKKKALKAKKEVEEIQREVVKLRKEMNERKRVMEEARKLEWMRQQQENRRMQETVLIQPGIQDLESERRTQERQTKIQELLSQVYAENHKCLQKYFSAWYKLVLERRVKIGKARALADWKLQLRTFRGWRQLVWSQKLERETEKIETELRDQNRKQQVAVESYNKRLLRHCLIEWQLWCQAEKEKRELEARKEETRRKMAALLEAASSIGIHKQNGTEVTVKSPETVKQKVEEDNSTISGGQTPVPYKGSPVPMTPKHAWQVTKQHAALTSDELNQQQLQPSSTPHTKAHQRKGPPYGENFENRNQFQQQLIEQQKQQLKEQKEMIQELIENQRLMYAREEAKNASAMTAQMLARVPTTKVTPHRRESGPMPEAKQVAPRRLSFSSSQSDGPKGSPGQSLVSTTRRVSTCSTPHPTVKAMEERAAQRAERKRLLEEMKRKREEEKLAQMRAAEEQRAQMEAAEREAELQRKREERRQQKLKEEEKQKRLQREKELQEVALSHYKMALLRSHGLDPWRRLMAQSRHNMERAETHHHATLLRGTLWAWALAVREMAAKKRERAEQLWATILLRRSFRSWVKYKDYLSVQEDRAQRRYNANLRRKTFIVWLDLTQEERIAMWEKQRAAAEHSQRRILSSVFRTWRQFPKYMKELKLKEERLEGLRKRVAEILPDFLPGGHAPNT; encoded by the exons ATGCTTAGCGGAGCCGGGGAGATGAAGGCTGGTCCAGGGGGGCACCGACCTGAGCTTTACCGCTGGAAGAGGCAGACGACGGGGGGTACTAAG CCAGCATTCGACTACAACAATGTGCAGCACTGGATTAAG AGAGTGGAGCAGGCCTCGGAATTTGCCGTTTCGGAAGTGTTCTCCAATAAAAAGGCAGCTCAGCGCTCGCAGAGAGCTCCACGTCCGGCTCTGGATCTTGAAACCTCCGACCAGCTCCATGATCATGATGATGCTTACACGGAGG CCCAGGAGCTGCTGAGTGAGTGGCTGAGCAATAAACTGAGGCTGGAACTAGCtgatgaagaagatgaagagCCGGGTAACCTCTCCACCGAGCCCACAAGACCCCCGGCTCCAGAGTTCAGTAAATACAACAGGTTTGATG AACTCTACCAGTATCTGGAGCATGAGACCGAGGACACCCAGGACTTCCTGCAGAAGCTGCTCCAGAAAGAAGTGGTGGATTCTGGAATACTTGAGAACCTCCGGAGTGAGGAGGGGGAGAGGAAGACCAAGCAGAGGGACCCCCGGGTGACCATGGAAGTGAGACACCAGCAG GTGAAGGAGAATCGGGCTCGGAGGCAGAAGGAGCTGGAGAAGCAGAAACAGGTGAGGGCCATGAAGAAAGCTGCTATGGCTGAGGCTCAGCTGCTGGTCCAGGAGGATAGCAAAAAGAAAGCTTTGAAGGCCAAGAAAGAGGTGGAGGAGATCCAGAGAGAGGTGGTGAAACTGCGCAAAGAGATGAACGAACGCAAAAGAGTCATGGAGGAGGCCAGGAAACT GGAGTGGATGAGACAGCAGCAGGAGAATAGGAGGATGCAGGAGACGGTCCTCATACAGCCAGGGATCCAGGATTTGGAGTCTGAGAGAAGGACACAGGAGAGACAAACCAAGATCCAGGAGCTGCTCAGCCAGGTTTATGCTGAAAATCACAAG TGCTTACAGAAGTATTTCTCTGCCTGGTATAAGCTGGTACTGGAGCGCCGGGTCAAGATAGGCAAGGCTCGAGCTCTGGCAGACTGGAAGCTTCAGCTGAGGACATTCCGTGGATGGAGGCAACTCGTGTGGTCACAAAAGCTGGAAAGAGAGACCGAAAAAATAGAAACCGAGCTCCGAGATCAAAACAG GAAACAGCAGGTGGCAGTAGAGAGCTACAACAAACGCCTCTTGCGTCACTGCCTGATAGAGTGGCAGCTCTGGTGCCAAGCAGAGAAGGAGAAGAGGGAGCTGGAAGCTCGAAAGGAGGAGACGAGGAGGAAAATGGCAGCTTTATTAGAAGCAGCCTCCTCCATTGGGATCCACAAGCAGAACGGTACAGAGGTGACTGTCAAGAGCCCAGAAACCGTGAAACAAAAG GTTGAAGAAGACAACAGTACAATCAGTGGCGGTCAGACACCGGTCCCCTATAAAGGTTCCCCGGTACCAATGACTCCTAAACACGCCTGGCAGGTGACAAAGCAGCATGCAGCTCTCACCTCCGATGAGCTGAACCAGCAGCAGCTGCAGCCCAGCAGCACCCCTCACACGAAGGCCCACCAGAGGAAAGGCCCCCCCTATGGTGAGAACTTTGAGAACCGGAATCAGTTCCAGCAGCAGCTGATcgagcagcagaaacagcagctCAAGGAGCAGAAAGAGATGATACAGGAACTGATCGAGAACCAGAGACTGATGTATGCCAGAGAGGAAGCCAAGAACGCCAGCGCCATGACTGCACAGATGTTGGCTCGTGTTCCCACAACAAAAGTGACACCACACAGGAGAGAAAGTGGCCCAATGCCTGAAGCAAAACAAGTGGCACCTCGAAG ATTATCATTTTCTTCTTCTCAATCCGATGGCCCAAAGGGAAGCCCAGGGCAGAGCTTGGTGTCCACCACACGGAGAGTCAGCACCTGCTCCACCCCGCACCCCACTGTAAAAG CCATGGAGGAGAGGGCAGCCCAGCGAGCGGAGAGGAAGAGATTGCTGGAGGAGATGAAGAGGAAACGAGAGGAAGAAAAGTTG GCCCAGATGAGGGCAGCAGAGGAGCAGCGAGCACAGATGGAGGCTGCGGAGAGGGAAGCAGAGCTGCAGAGGAAGCGGGAGGAGAGGAGGCAGCAGAAGTTG AAAGAGGAGGAGAAGCAGAAACGCCTGCAGAGAGAGAAGGAGCTCCAGGAGGTGGCGCTGTCACATTACAAGATGGCGCTGCTGAGGTCCCACGGCCTGGACCCCTGGAGGAGACTGATGGCACAGAGCCGACACAACATGGAG CGGGCAGAGACTCATCACCATGCCACCCTCCTGAGGGGCACTCTGTGGGCCTGGGCACTCGCTGTCAGAGAGATGGCTGCTAAGAAGAGGGAGCGGGCAGAGCAGCTGTGGGCTACAATTCTGTTACGGAGGAGCTTTCGCAGCTGGGTGAAG TACAAGGATTACCTGTCCGTCCAGGAGGACAGGGCACAGCGGCGCTATAACGCCAATCTGCGGAGAAAGACGTTTATTGTCTGGCTGGACCTGACGCAGGAGGAAAGGATCGCCATGTGGGAGAAGCAGAGAGCAGCGGCTGAGCACAGCCAGAG GAGGATTCTCAGCTCGGTGTTCAGGACATGGAGACAATTCCCCAAATATATGAAAGAGCTGAAACTGAAAGAAGAGAGGCTGGAAGGTCTCAGGAAGAGGGTGGCCGAGATCCTCCCTGACTTCCTGCCGGGAGGCCACGCCCCCAATACATAA
- the ZDHHC23 gene encoding palmitoyltransferase ZDHHC23 isoform X1: protein MKGVRKKKGTPITGGDPDDVLCCCEYINQKGDRSHVAACLCDCEDLDEACDRWITCKSLQPEVLARVMETASDRFRFPWIRGAKKVDLSILPPLVLLPVSLYMAAFHVLLGVVILSSLPVLVIWYYQLTHRRKGKTLLFLSLVLFSLGYMYYTFVREVFLKGHIGWGHLTAITGGLLMTLLLLAKAKQDPGYLNKRTIRAKTGSNGSLNGVLQKEEEPESPPGLSEDREKEFLITDKNWCKVCQVVRVARSGHCRICGSCVLRLDHHCVWINNCIGSRNHKFFILLLLVFLFTSVSGITITLRALCRDQYIVSALFYCPGVYADYSTSFAFTCAWYCTIVTAGIAYLLLVQLLNISYNVTEREARIALRERTGRSHLGGLVVDPRNNNQGLYQNWLHFLSLDSRNTGNNLSTNV from the exons GTGAGGAAGAAGAAGGGGACCCCCATTACTGGGGGTGACCCTGATGATGTCCTGTGCTGCTGCGAATACATAAACCAGAAGGGGGACAGGAGCCACGTGGCGGCCTGTCTGTGTGACTGTGAGGATTTGGACGAGGCCTGTGACAG ATGGATCACCTGCAAGTCGCTGCAGCCGGAGGTGCTGGCGCGGGTCATGGAGACGGCGTCTGACCGCTTCCGCTTCCCCTGGATCCGAGGGGCCAAGAAGGTTGACCTGAGTATCCTCCCGCCCCTGGTACTGCTGCCGGTGTCCCTGTACATGGCGGCCTTCCACGTCCTCCTCGGTGTGGTGATCCTCAGCTCTCTGCCCGTCCTGGTGATCTGGTATTACCAGCTGACGCACCGGAGGAAGGGGAAGACTCTGCTGTTCCTCAGCCTGGTGCTCTTCTCTCTGGGCTATATGTATTATACCTTTGTGCGCGAGGTCTTCCTGAAAGGTCACATCGGCTGGGGTCACCTCACCGCCATCACTGGGGGCCTGCTGATGACTCTCCTCCTCTTGGCCAAAGCGAAGCAGGACCCCGGCTACCTCAACAAAAGGACAATAAGGGCAAAGACGGGCAGCAATGGCAGTCTGAATGGGGtattacagaaggaggaggagccTGAATCTCCGCCAGGGCTTTCTGAAGATCGGGAGAAAGAATTCCTTATCACCGACAAGAACTGGTGTAAAGTGTGCCAGGTGGTGAGAGTGGCACGAAGCGGGCACTGCAGGATCTGTGGGAGCTGCGTCCTGCGCCTCGACCATCACTGTGTGTG gatAAACAATTGTATTGGCTCCAGGAACCACAAATTCTTTATTCTGCTGCTTCTTGTGTTCTTGTTCACCTCTGTTAGTGGGATCACCATCACCCTGAGAGCTCTGTGCCGGGATCAGTACATCGTCAGTGCCTTATTCTACTGCCCCGGCGTCTATGCTGACTACAG CACATCGTTTGCCTTCACCTGTGCCTGGTACTGCACGATTGTCACCGCAGGGATTGCCTACCTCCTCCTCGTCCAACTCCTCAACATCAGCTACAACGTGACGGAGCGTGAGGCTCGCATTGCCCTGCGGGAGAGGACCGGCCGCTCTCACCTGGGCGGTCTAGTGGTGGACCCGAGGAACAACAATCAGGGACTGTACCAGAACTGGCTGCACTTCCTGTCCCTAGACAGCAGAAACACCGGAAACAACCTCTCCACCAATGTTTGA
- the ZDHHC23 gene encoding palmitoyltransferase ZDHHC23 isoform X2, producing MKGVRKKKGTPITGGDPDDVLCCCEYINQKGDRSHVAACLCDCEDLDEACDRWITCKSLQPEVLARVMETASDRFRFPWIRGAKKVDLSILPPLVLLPVSLYMAAFHVLLGVVILSSLPVLVIWYYQLTHRRKGKTLLFLSLVLFSLGYMYYTFVREVFLKGHIGWGHLTAITGGLLMTLLLLAKAKQDPGYLNKRTIRAKTGSNGSLNGVLQKEEEPESPPGLSEDREKEFLITDKNWCKVCQVVRVARSGHCRICGSCVLRLDHHCVCGITITLRALCRDQYIVSALFYCPGVYADYSTSFAFTCAWYCTIVTAGIAYLLLVQLLNISYNVTEREARIALRERTGRSHLGGLVVDPRNNNQGLYQNWLHFLSLDSRNTGNNLSTNV from the exons GTGAGGAAGAAGAAGGGGACCCCCATTACTGGGGGTGACCCTGATGATGTCCTGTGCTGCTGCGAATACATAAACCAGAAGGGGGACAGGAGCCACGTGGCGGCCTGTCTGTGTGACTGTGAGGATTTGGACGAGGCCTGTGACAG ATGGATCACCTGCAAGTCGCTGCAGCCGGAGGTGCTGGCGCGGGTCATGGAGACGGCGTCTGACCGCTTCCGCTTCCCCTGGATCCGAGGGGCCAAGAAGGTTGACCTGAGTATCCTCCCGCCCCTGGTACTGCTGCCGGTGTCCCTGTACATGGCGGCCTTCCACGTCCTCCTCGGTGTGGTGATCCTCAGCTCTCTGCCCGTCCTGGTGATCTGGTATTACCAGCTGACGCACCGGAGGAAGGGGAAGACTCTGCTGTTCCTCAGCCTGGTGCTCTTCTCTCTGGGCTATATGTATTATACCTTTGTGCGCGAGGTCTTCCTGAAAGGTCACATCGGCTGGGGTCACCTCACCGCCATCACTGGGGGCCTGCTGATGACTCTCCTCCTCTTGGCCAAAGCGAAGCAGGACCCCGGCTACCTCAACAAAAGGACAATAAGGGCAAAGACGGGCAGCAATGGCAGTCTGAATGGGGtattacagaaggaggaggagccTGAATCTCCGCCAGGGCTTTCTGAAGATCGGGAGAAAGAATTCCTTATCACCGACAAGAACTGGTGTAAAGTGTGCCAGGTGGTGAGAGTGGCACGAAGCGGGCACTGCAGGATCTGTGGGAGCTGCGTCCTGCGCCTCGACCATCACTGTGTGTG TGGGATCACCATCACCCTGAGAGCTCTGTGCCGGGATCAGTACATCGTCAGTGCCTTATTCTACTGCCCCGGCGTCTATGCTGACTACAG CACATCGTTTGCCTTCACCTGTGCCTGGTACTGCACGATTGTCACCGCAGGGATTGCCTACCTCCTCCTCGTCCAACTCCTCAACATCAGCTACAACGTGACGGAGCGTGAGGCTCGCATTGCCCTGCGGGAGAGGACCGGCCGCTCTCACCTGGGCGGTCTAGTGGTGGACCCGAGGAACAACAATCAGGGACTGTACCAGAACTGGCTGCACTTCCTGTCCCTAGACAGCAGAAACACCGGAAACAACCTCTCCACCAATGTTTGA